In Phycisphaerae bacterium RAS1, the genomic window ACGATGCCGTCGGCGGTCACAACCGGCGACCCTTTGCATTGCCGCCCATACTTGTGCCGCCACTGCTCCTTTCCATCCTCCGCGTTCAGGCAGTAGAGATTGGCGGAATTGTCGGCCACGTACAGCCGCCCGTTGGCCAGCGCCGGGGACGCATACCCGGCTTCAATGCCGTCATTCCGCCAGATTTCGGCCGTCCCGGTGATATCCCCTGCCCCGGAACCGTCGAAACACGCCACGCGGCCCATCACGGTCGTGTCCAGGTTTTCCTCGCTGTGCGAGACGTAAATGCGGTTGCCCTGAACCACCGGCGAGGTGTTCAGCGGCCGGGCGGCAAAATGGTAGGACCAGACCTTCAGCCCCGTCTGCGACAGCAAACCATAGACCCAGCCGTCCGCCGACGGGCAGATCACCAGCCGCCGCCCGCCAATCGTGGCTACCGCCGGCGTCGCGTAGGTCGTGTCCAGCGGCTGGTCACACGGCGCTGAAATCCAGATCGCCTGCCCACTCTTCTTCTCGAACGCCGCAAATCGCTGGGCCGGCTTGGCGTGCTCGCCCCAGCTCGAACCGTTGTAGCCGATGATCACGCGATCTTCGTCGATCACGGGCGTGTAGAGCCGCCCGCCGTATCCGCTGGCGCGGCCAAAGGACTCGAGCAGCGAGTGCTTCCAGACGAGCGTCCCCTCGCGCGAGTAGCAGATCAACTCGCCGCCGGTGCTGTGCGCGTACACCTGGCCGGTCTCGGGATCTGCCGCCAGCGACGTCCAGCCGACGCGGTTCTCCACAATGTCGGTGTGATACACCGCGAAGCGCTGCTCCCAGCGCGTCGCTCCCGTCCCGCGATCCAGGCAAATGACCCGCTCGCCCAGCGTCGGGCCTTGGCCCACCGGCGTAATGAGGAATATCGCATCGCCGTTGACGATCGGCGTTGTGCGGCCTCCCACCGGCGATTTCCAGACGACATTCTCGCCGGCCGCGGACCAGCTCTGAACCGGCGCCGGCTCGCGCGCCGCGCCATCCTGCCACGGCCCGCGCCAGCAGAACCAGTCTCCAGCGGCGGCGACGGACGCCGACGTTGTCAGCAGATACAATGCACAGACGCTTCGTCGCAGTTCGCGGCGAGGCAGACCAAACTTGACCAATCGCATCGCTGTTCCTTTCGATCTATGACGCCGCACGCCGCCGCGCTGACTGGCACACCGGTTGGAAACCGGTGCCACAGGACACCGGTGGGAAACCGGTGCAACAGCACACCGGTTGGAAACCGGTGCCACAAGCTACGCCTCCGCGTCCGTCGAACGCACGACGCGACGCGATTTCATCTCGAACCGCGGCAGGCTCCCCGGGGCGACGATGCGCACCGCCGCGCCGAAGTGCAGGCGGTTGCGGATCGTTGCAGATGCCGCGTGCGCGACCGCGGCGGCGTCGGCGTCAGCCGCTGGCTCGACCTCCAGTGTCAGCTCGCTCAGGGCGCCGCGGGACGTGACGACGATTCGAAACTCCGCCACGCCGGCGACGGACCGTAGGATACTCTCGATCGCCGAGGGAAACACGTTGTTGCCGCGGATGATCAGCATGTCATCCACGCGTCCCATCACGCCCCCCTCGACCCGCACGAACGCCCGTCCGCACGCGCACTGCCCCGACCGCAACCGCACGTGGTCGCCCGTCCGATAGCGAACGACCGGGCTGCCGGCGCGTCCCAGATTGGTGAGCACCAGCTCGCCGTCGCCGTCTGCTGCTGCGGCGCCCGTCGTCGGGTTGATCACCTCGGCGACAAATTCCGCCTCGTTGATGTGCATGCCGCCCGGCGCCGGGCTGCACTCAAAGCCCCACGCGCCGACTTCCGTCAAACCGGCATGATCGTAGACGCGCGCATTCCAGCCGCGCTCGATTCGCTGGCGCACCGCCGGCAGGCTGCCGCCCGGCTCTCCGGCCACGATGATTTTGCCGACGGCGCCCGCGCCGAGTTCAATGCCCTCGGCCGCCGCCGCCTCAACCAGGTGCAGGGCGTAGGTCGGCGTGCAGCAGATGACCGTGGCGCGATTGTCGAGGATGTAGCGCAGCCGGCCAGGCGTCGACATTCCGCCGGCCGGGAGGCACAGGCACCCCAGCGCCGCCGCCGATTCGAAGGCCGACCAGAAACCGATGAACGGGCCGAAGGAGAACGCGAAGACCACGCGGTCCGCGCCGGTCACTCCCGCAGCTTCGTAGACCGCCGCCCAGCAGCGCTTCCACCACTCCCAGCTTTC contains:
- the afsK_2 gene encoding Serine/threonine-protein kinase AfsK — translated: MRLVKFGLPRRELRRSVCALYLLTTSASVAAAGDWFCWRGPWQDGAAREPAPVQSWSAAGENVVWKSPVGGRTTPIVNGDAIFLITPVGQGPTLGERVICLDRGTGATRWEQRFAVYHTDIVENRVGWTSLAADPETGQVYAHSTGGELICYSREGTLVWKHSLLESFGRASGYGGRLYTPVIDEDRVIIGYNGSSWGEHAKPAQRFAAFEKKSGQAIWISAPCDQPLDTTYATPAVATIGGRRLVICPSADGWVYGLLSQTGLKVWSYHFAARPLNTSPVVQGNRIYVSHSEENLDTTVMGRVACFDGSGAGDITGTAEIWRNDGIEAGYASPALANGRLYVADNSANLYCLNAEDGKEQWRHKYGRQCKGSPVVTADGIVYIGEVNGSFHILKDNGAACAELDVEEFKRSDDLIDEVQGSPAVVDGRVYLQTRYNTYCIGGKSDTRAPEYAAEKLYGLGPGMAEALLVVPCEVTLAPGESTTFQIREYSESGASSMQAIVAEDQEWSVKGVKGAFTHDGGLAFKAAPEPVFSAGTLTLKYHGKEAAVRVRVCPKPPFKVDFEPLAADSIPPAWLGVAGKTKVVERDGGKVLQKLAEKPSPPFMRIRTYMTPPIAGGYTIQADMLGMPKKPNWKPDMGLVNARYELFLMGTEPSLRLTTWPAIPRLQKDVPFDWKTDTWYTVKLQVQREGDKGIVRGKVWPRGESEPKEWTVELIDPFPIPEGSPALYGYSNGTTAKSKGTEIFYDNIEVRPNE
- a CDS encoding Phenylacetate-coenzyme A ligase, with amino-acid sequence MANSESPHPAPQNSRDRANRQLIAYMSKTSTGCNSESPDGPRLARAAAELRGVQSQRLRELLPHIAATSRFYARKWAECLDAARAGRLEDLPLTTRGELQQDQADHPPFGSNLTRPVAEYTRFHQTSGSNGVPLRWLDTPESWEWWKRCWAAVYEAAGVTGADRVVFAFSFGPFIGFWSAFESAAALGCLCLPAGGMSTPGRLRYILDNRATVICCTPTYALHLVEAAAAEGIELGAGAVGKIIVAGEPGGSLPAVRQRIERGWNARVYDHAGLTEVGAWGFECSPAPGGMHINEAEFVAEVINPTTGAAAADGDGELVLTNLGRAGSPVVRYRTGDHVRLRSGQCACGRAFVRVEGGVMGRVDDMLIIRGNNVFPSAIESILRSVAGVAEFRIVVTSRGALSELTLEVEPAADADAAAVAHAASATIRNRLHFGAAVRIVAPGSLPRFEMKSRRVVRSTDAEA